The DNA window ACAGACCCTGGCAGTCACTAAGCACCGCGGTCACCAGGGGCTGCCCCTGGGCCTGGAGTTCTGAGAGCACAGCCCAGACACAGGTCAGCCGCGGCCCCGGGAGGACGGCAGGTGGAAATGGAGTTGAAAGGCGGCGGAAGACGGGACGACTCAGcgggtgggagaaaagaggagcgGGCCGTGCCCAGGGCTCGGGGAAGGAGGGCGGTGGAGACGGCGCCGCCTTCCCTCAGAGGCCGAGGGGTCGGCACCCCGTCCGTCCTGAGCGACGGAGGTCGGCCCGTCCCCGGCAGAGACGCAGGGCGGCTCCTTCCGAGGCCGCGCcgtgggttgtggggaggggagggaggggcggcgggggaggcacGGCGGGTCCGGGCACGACTGCCCCGGTTGCACAAGGAGGAGGCAGGTTCTTGTGCTTTCCCTCAGTTTGCTTTAATCTTAAAATTCTTGACTCTGTTAATGCACCACACCCCGGACTCGGTCTGTGTGAGGGCAGCGGGGTCTccgggggtggggcgaggggccggggtgggggggggttagCGGGAGTCGGACAACGGTTTGCGACCCACGGGTACGTGGGCGACGGCGGGCAATCCGACGCCCTGGGGCTCCGGCCCCCCcagagcctcctcctccctccggccgtCTGTCGGGTCCGCctgcccgtccgtccgtccctccctgcGCCTGCTCGGAACTCCCTGCGTGGCGGGAGGGAAACCATTCCTCCCGGCGACTCGTCCGCGGTCCCCGGCCAAGCTCCCGCCGGGTCAGCCAGCCCCGGCCCAGGCCCCACCGCTCAGCCGCCTCAAAGTTTGGCGGTCAGCGGCCTTCCAATGGGGATCCTCGAGCCTGAGACAGAGGGAGCACGGAGGGGCAgatagacggggagacagggagagagggagagagagagcgcacaCTCATCACCTGGAGTCTGCTGTGCTACTTCCCACTGAAACATTTCTAGCTTCATAACAAGTAATTGCAGAGAGCAAAGGCATTTTGGGATGGGATGAAGAAGGGTGAGGGGGAGTTGGACGGTCCATGCGGGGTCACTGGAGGGGGGGACAGTCAGGTGTGTCGGATGCTCTGTGCTGGaccactgggggagaggcaggaccggagaggggagtcGGGGGGATTGGGCGGTCTCCGCTCTCCGATCCTCCCAGCATCCCGCCGCTGCCGGGGGGGCTGTTTGGGGACTGTCGCCCGggggctggagtggagagggctggaggggcaggaggagaacccCGGGAGCCCCTCTAGGGGAAGTGGGCGCCGAGAGCAGCTCGTGACCTCCCTGGAGGATCCCCAGTGGCACCCGGAGgccccaggagaccttccccttcAAGAGCCCCAGCCCCTAGCCAGtcacccccccggccggcccagaGACcgcaggcccccgcccccggccggccggtTGACCCAGAGCGGAGGTCCCATCCCCGGTCCCTTCCCCCGGCGGCGCCCGGCCTTACCCAGCATGCCCTCCACCTTGGCCACAGCCTCTCTGTCCGTGTTGTACATGATTCCGCTCGCCCTGCGGTGTGCAGACCGTACTCTGTCAGTCTTCTCCAAAACGCGCGcgcgcaacacacacacacatacacaaaaccaCCTCCACCGCCGGCTGACCGCCGACGCCGGGAGCCCACACCGCGCACGCACAGCCAACTCCACTGCCGGCTGATCCTGGAAGCCCCCACAGAACACACACGACTGTCTCCACCGCCAGCTGACCTCATACAAGCTCGCACAGTGACACGCACAGACAAGTgcgcacacacagacaagtgcgcACACACACTACACTCCGACCGggggacggacacacacacacacaaatgcgcACATGCGGACCGGGCTTACGTTCTGCTCTTCGACACGGCCCCGAGTCGCACCAATGCCGCCAGGGCGTTTTTCTGCAAGTCGGAGGACAGCGCCTCGTAGCACCGAGAGGTCCCTGGAACggcagccggggcggggggcgggggtcaggggtccCCGTGCCCCGTCTCTGGCGCgcagcccctccccggccccgccccgccccccacgcccGGCCGGCATCATCGCGGGGCACGGGACCGCCCACCACCGACCCGCTTCGATCAGCTGGGAAGCGAAGGCTCGGACTCCGGGCACGAACTGCTTCTCCGTGAAGGCTTCGCTGGCTTCTTCCCAGAGGTATCTGCAGGCTATCTGGAATCCGCcgaggcggcggggggaggggcggggcgaggggagacggacagacggcccCAACCCTGGTAACTGGCCGTGAAGTCGGGGGCCCGAGGGGAGACTTCCTTTCTCGCTCACCCGATCGGCGGCTCCCCCGGCTCCGTCCCCCATCCCCCCGAACACTCTCCTCCCACCGGCCCTCAGCTCgcacttctccctgcccctcttcctcggACCTCCCGAACCCCAGGACACACCCTTCCCCTGGGGGCCCGCGGGGGGGTGGAAGCCGAGGGAGACCGAGGCTCGAAGGCCAGGCTCCGCCCCCTCCAGTCCCCGGACGCCCACCTGGTACCCCTCCACGAAGGGGCGGAACATAGCGGTGAGGAAGGGCAGCACGGCCCCGCTGGCGGCCTCCGGGAGGATGTGGGACGAGGTCACGCGCACGGCCTCGCAGCGGCCCAGCAGGAAGCAGCCATCCTCGAAGTCCtgagggggcggccggcgggagctgtgtcggggggcgggggcgaaggGGCGAGGGGCGCAGGGGCGAAGgggcgaggggcccggggggaccggggggcccggcgggccgaGCCCATCGCTGACCGGTGGTTGTGATGGTGGTGGCTGCGGCAGGCAGCAGAGTTCCCTCCCCAAAGACACCTCCCCTCGCCTCGCCCCCCCAGAGCATTTTCCCACCAGCTCATCGGTCTtgcccccatcccgccccaccccgcccctaccGGGCCCGCCACAACCAGCTGGTCCAGGCCTCTGCGGCAGCTGCCCGCCCCATCTCTTCCCTGCACCCACCCCAGGATggttctatttgtctattttgacggtagagatgcctgtctacttgtttcgttatgttgtctgtctcccccttctagaccgtgagcctgctgttgcgcagggatcgtctctatctgttgcccaattgtactttccaagcgtttagtaagtgctcaataaatacgactggactgaatgaataaatgactccccctcacctccaccacccGGCCAGGAAAGAAGATGAACTCGTCTGAAAAAACGTCCCGGAGGAAGCTGAAGCAGCCGTAGACGTCATCTGCGAGGAATGGTCCACGGTGACGCGCGGCACGTCACTCGGCACCCGCCCGCCCCGCGCCAGCATCAAGCCGACCCCCGCCGATCCtctccggcccccgccggccccccggaaACTCCCCTCAGTCCCGTGTCGGTCCCCGCCCGCGGGTCACCTTTCCTGGAGTCGGTGGCCAGGGCGAGCGCCAGGGCCACGAGGGCGGGGCGGACGCACAGGTTGGCCAGCTGGTTCCGGTAGACGGCGCAGGTCAGGAAGGGCACGGCGCGTTGGAAGAGGGTGCCCTGCGAGGGGCCGGGCTCTCGCTCCTCTCGCCCGCTCACAGACACCAGGCCGTCGGCGGAGAGGCGGGCCACGTTGGCGTGCAGCGTCAGCGAGCCCTTCACGGCTCTGGCGGCCGACAGGTCATCTGTGCGCGGGGGACGGGAGTCACGACGGCGGCCACGgcccggacggacggagggacggaggacgGAGGGAGGTCCAGCCCCAGGCTGGGGGGTGAGCGGAGCGCAGCCCAGGGGAGGGCTGAGTGCAGCCTCGGGGATGGGGCCCCAGCCTGGGACTCTGGAAACTCAGCCTCcaggcctcagattcctcctctgtaaaatgggcatcggaccctgctctccctccccgtcagaccgtgagctcgcctgagaaaaggactgtgtctgatctgtcttgtatccgccccaccgctcagcacagtgcttggcacacagtgttcTACAGAGGCCAGGAGCGGGAGGAACGGGAGCACGTGgacagggagaaacaggaagagcaggaggggtggacggagggggaggacggggaggagggggatggatacGGGAGGAGCCGGAGAATGGGAGGAGCggatagagaggggaggagcgagaggcagagcgggaggcagacaacTGTCCGGCCCTGCGGGCGGCTCCGTGGGCTGGctcgcccctccctcccggccagaCACTGCCCTGTTGTCAGCTCCGCAACCCGCTCTCCCCACGGTGCTGTCCCCCGGGGAATCTCagctcggcccccggccccagcccaccTGGCGCCTCTGGCGTGGCCGAGGACACTACCAACCCGGAAAGGCAGGATGGGCTGCGGGGATGGCCAATGACCCCCGTAGGCTCCAGACCGGCCGCgcgggcaggagggaggcctCCGAGAACCAGTACCGCTGCCGGGTGCCCTCGCGACGAccaggggggcggtggggagactcgccgctcccccaccccgaccccaaccTGAGGAGGCAGCGGGCAGAGCCCAGTCCCCGGTCTCTGCGGGCTCGGCCTCCTCGGACCCTACCCGGAACCACCCTGACGCCCGCCAGGGCCACCTACCGGGCCACACGAGGAAGCCCCCAAATGCCTGGATTAGCCCTTTCAGCCAGAGAGTCTTCTCCACCAGAAGGGTGAGGTCCAGGGCGGGTAGGTTCTGGAGCAGGACAGTGGCCACCAGGGTCCAGGGACTCAGGGCCATGTTTTCGATCTGCAGAAGCTCCACCCGGAAGGCCACGTCGTTGGCGAAGGCCAGCGCCTCCTCGCTGGGCTTCTGCGGGACGTGcctgtggggtggggacggggctcACCTCTGACCCGCCGGGACCCGGGGGGTACCCTGGGGGGCTCGGGCGGGTCCCCGGTTCTGATCGCCCCACCAGTGGTGCCCGCCGGTCTGCTTCTCACCTGGGAGGAAATGAGGTCGAAGAGGCCCGGCCACCCCCTggagacctcccaacctccctccccgGCAGCCCCCCCGGGCCGGGTGTGGCCGGGTGGGTCTGGGTATCCGTACCTGGGCACCAGATTGTAGGGGGACTTCTCCATCCGGCCCGCGGCTAGGGAGCGCAGGGACAGCGGTGCTGCAAAGTACACGTGGATGCAGCCGAAGTCCTGACAGAGAACCTGGCGTGCCTTTAACAGCCCCTGGAGCCGGCGGGAAGACAGGACAGGGCAGGGTCAGCgtggggagagaggacggggTCAGTGCGGCGGGAGAGAGGACGGAATCAGGAcggggagagaggacggggcacagaggggagagagcatgggatcagcgtggggagagagggctgggggtgggggagagggcggggtcaagacagggagagaagacggggtcggggcagggaggctgggggCACCGGGTGGCAGaaaaaggagggtgggaggacgGGAGGTCGGGCGATCCGTCTCCGCCGCCCAAGGGTACATACGGCGGTGGATTCCTTTGGCTTAGGGACGCCGAGAAGCTCGCGTGAGTAGAGGGCCTCTTCGAGGATCCGGTCGTAGCTGATGCTGATGGGGACGAGGTAGGTGTCGAAAACCTCTCTCTTAAAAAAAGGTTCCATCACGATGTTCAGCAGGCCTACGGACAGAGGAAGGGCGGTCTGGGTCGACGACCGAGAGAACATCGCAGGGGGCGTCAGACCCCTGCCCTCCGGGACCCGCCTCTCCAAAGCGGGAGACCGACACACGTTTAGGAAAAGCGGAATCCGGAGCCAGTGATCAACGGTACGATATAAAAGCAAAGAAACGAACACAAAGATGAATGGGCAACAAACGAGCCCAGCGACGGCTGAGGGGAGTTGAGTAGGgtgtgggggcagggggccggaccAGGAAGGcctcgaggaggaggagaaagaggaggaggaggagatcctctggcctggaaacccttcctctccatatctgccagaccactgctctctccatcttccaagctttattaaggtcacaaatctcctccaagaggccctacccaatgaagccctcttttccccaactcccttccccatGCACGTCATCTGTATACTTGCATCTGCACCGTTGAAGCTCttgatatctaccccaccctcagcctcaccacACCTACATACacgtctgtagtttatttatactgCTGTCTGTCTTCCGCTCTGGACCGTAagactgtcgtgggcagggactatgcctaccaACTAttgtttagtactctcccaactgcttagtacagcgttctgcaaagtaggtgctcaataaataccatcgatggactgattgaggaggaagaggaggaggaggaagagggaagcatgatggtgggaaaggaaaaggcttGTCAgagcttgggggtggggaagggagtggagttCTGGGAGGGGCGAGGGCCGCGAGGGAGGCCGGGGTGGGTGACAGGGGAGGCGaggacaaggcccagtgaggacaggagcttgggaagagtgaaagagagcgagccggggtggtgtgggagaagagaatgggtagGGAAGGTGGACCCGGCAGGTGGAGGCCTCGAGCCTCCCAACCAGGAGTTCCGGCTTGGGATGGAGAGACCCCGGGGCCACCGGaagttttcgaggaggggagggatgaggctGAACGGGACGGGCAGGCCAAGCTGCCCCGAGAGCCGCCggcccccctccgggccccggggcaAGGAGCGTACCCCCGGCCGGGAGGGACCCGGCTCCCCCGGGCTCTCGAGAAGGGGCCGCAATCGATCAGACGGCAGGATGACCGCGCGGGGCCCCTGGGGccgcccctcaccctcctccctcgtGGGAACCCCCAGCCTCCTCGTCCGCCCGGCCTCAAACGTACCGAGCTTGGGGGTCAGCGTCTTGGCCGTTCGGCTCCTCGTCCCTTCGAGGAAAAATTCGATGGGCGCGTAACCGTTCTGGGAGGTTGTAGGGCCGGGAGGGGAGcgtaaagagaaagagagaagggagaagaagggggcgaATCACTTGACAGCACTCAATTTCTCGCCACCTCCCTACAAAGCCCCGCCCTGGGAAGCTAGCTCACCCGCCGCCCTCCACAATAACGcttttattgtgtgtgtgtgtgtgtgtgtgtgtgtatgtgtgtgtgtgtgtgtgtgtgtgtgtgtgttgggggggtacCCTCCCCCCAGACCCAGCCCCCTCGGCCCGCAGCGTACCCGCAGCATGGTCTTCACATATTCCGAGAAGACGGCCCAGTAGAGCTTGTCCCCACCAAACGAGCGGCGCATGAAGAAGGCCCCGGCCCTGCGCAGCAGCTCGCCCATCACCTTCATGCCCAGGAAGTCTGCAACGCACACAACGTgcaacactcacacacacgcacaagccACTCCGCTCAACTGGGCTCATCCTCCGCCTGGCCCCGGGGACCCTGCCAGGGTCGGGGGGTTGTGGGAAAAGGGCCCAGGACCCCCAGAAGAAGGCACCCACGGGCCCTCGCAACCCCCGGGCAGCGTGCGTGCCCGGCTCTCGGAGGGCCCCGGTAGGGACGAGCACTTGCCCACTCCGGCGGCGATGACGGGCACGGGCAGGTCGTAGGTGTACAGGATGTAGGACAGGAGCAGGAAGTCCACGTAGCTCCGGTGACTGGGCAGCAACACCACCGGCTGCTCCTGGATGGCCTGCTGTAACTGGAGACGCACGTGGGAGTCTGCGTGCGCGCATACTTGCGCGCGTGCCCGTGCGTGTGCCACCCCGGTATCATCGTCTGACCGGGCGGAAGTCGGGGCCCCCACCCGGGCCATCCCTGGCAATGCCCCATTCTCTACCCAAGAGTGcctctgtgtctgttacactgttctattggactcttccaagcgcttagtaaagtgttctccccacagtaagcgctcaataaatttgactgactgactggactgcGTAGTGCCTGTACTAACCCGAACCCAACACGACGACCCCCGCGGGAGACCCAGAGGCCAGATGACTCGGAACCAAGACTAATTCAGCCGCTCAGATGCTGGTGCCGCCAGCCAAATGGGCCGTTCCTTGCCCGCTGACGAGGAGCACGGCTCCAGAGTGTGGATTAGGTGCCCGCCGTGTGTCCAGCGCCGGGCTGGGCGACTGAAGGCATTCGGGGAATCCACCCGGACCCCAGGCAGGGGCCGGGTCTGCCCCTGAGCTTCTCCCGGGCCGGACACACGGCGGGCACCTGATCCACACACTGGAGCCGTGCTCCTCGTCAGTCCCGCGGCCGAGTGCCcgtcctccagaagcttacagcctGAGGGCCGGGGGACGGGCACCCGGCCGCGGGAGGCGGCGGAGAGGAAGGCTCGGGCGaacaggtggagaggggagggcggaaaGTCCGCAGCCGGCGGTGGGCGgtcggggagggaaggcgggccggggagggtccGTCTCCAATGTCAGCCGGCGCTAAAAATAACCGTGCTGGGCTCGGCCCAATCTCTAGAGCCCGGGACCTGCCCGAACACCGTATACTGTCTGCGTCATGTTTTCCGGGCTACCCGGGGCTCTGAGGGTCTGGACTCCAGCCCCGAGGGGCACTGGGGAGCGCTGGTCACTTTTCAGCCAGGGTACCAGGCTGAAAAGCCCGGATCCAGAGCCCCGCTCTTGGCCGGGGACGCCCCAGGGAGTCACGGGGGGCTCACCGGGGGCTCAACGGGGACTACGGGGCTTGTCTAATCCTTCCCCGGGAACGTTACTCGGTGCTCGgcgcacccagcaggcgctcggtgcagagccccgtacccggcaggagcccgggccgcCGTGTCGCAGGGGCGGCCGGGAGGACTCACCCTCTGGATGCCGTCTTGGTTGACGCACACCTTCCGGAACAGGCACTTGAAGATTTTGCTCAGGGAGAAAGCGAAGAGGCGGATGGCCCCCAGGCGCAGCGagtggcccatctcctccaagatctgCGCGGCCGTCTCCTGGATCGACTGGACGGACTGGCCCGTCTCCCTGGAGAGCTAAACCGCCCGGCAGCGGCCGGGGAAAACCACCCGTCGGGTCCAACGGCGCCGACGGACCCCCGGGCTGGGGGCAGGGCGCTGGGTACTAGCGCTCCGGGAAAGGAAACCAGGAGGGAAAGTTCGGGCCCCTCTCCTCCGGGAGCTGacgcacaagcagcgtggctcagtggaaagagcctgggcttcggagtcagaggccatgggttcgactcccagctctgccacttgtcagctgtgtgactgtgggcaagtcacttaacttctctgtgcctcagttacctcatctgtaaaatggggattaactgtgagcctcacgtgggacaacctgattaccctgtatctaccccagcgcttagaacagtgctccacacatagtaagcacttaaataccaacattattattattattattaactgggagaCACGGCGGCCGACGGCGTCTCCGGCGCGTTTTCGGGGCGCGGGACTCCGGACGGGAGTCGGGAAACGATCGATAGCGcgccaggaagaggaagagcatgaCTGCCCAAGGGGGAGGGACCCCGGGAGAGAGCGTGGGAGGGCTGGaggctgatgataataattctgggatttgtaaagcgcttactgtgtagcggGCATCGTGGCGGGCTGATGGGCTGACTAGGAGGGCCGAGAGGGGACTCTCCTCTGTCTGTCCGCCGCCTTCCCCGGCCCCACCGGCAGAAGGCCGCCCCTTGCACTGACACAAGTTTCCTTCCTCTTGCACAACTGGCTCAGCCTCCCGCTTCTTCTATCCCGAGGAACCCCGGCAGGGGCTCCGCCGCCGCCCTCGGgccccggggggctgcgggggccgggggcccctcTGACCTGCTTGACGACGTACTGCACCTCCTCCGCCCGCAGCACGGCGGTCTTGATGGCCCACGGCTTGCACGGGTTAAGGCCCTTGTAGAGGACGGGGGCATAGCACTTGAGCGCGTAGCGCAGGTCGCTGGACTGCCGCCTCTCCTCCAACATGTCCTCGAATTCCTCCCACCTCTTGGAGCCGCCATCTTTCTGCTGGAAGGACGAGGCGGGGGGAGCCCGCCGAGGCCACAGCCTCAGCCCCAAAccggcccaggtgggacagggcccgggtcCGACCCCAGGGCCCCGCTCGGGTCGGGGCGGCGCCGGCTCGGGGGCCGGCACCGCCCTCGATCGGCACGGCTCTCCGTCGGCGGCcagcacggcgcccggcacccAGGAGGGTAGATTCCCCCGCGGGGCTGACCCCTCCGCCACCCCCGACGGGCTCCAACCCCGAGCGGGCGTCTCCACCGGCTAGGCCGAGTGGGGACCCACCGACGTGTCACTCCGATAGGTCCTCGCTGGCCCAGCGCCAgccccctcgtcctcctcctcctcctcctcctcccccccccagggcCGAGCCCGGATTTCGCAGTCGcccgaggcagaagggggagttgCCACCTGCAGGAAGCCACCCTCGGGGATGGCTGGGAGCCCTGGCCGGGCTTCGGCCTGCCCGACCTGCCCGGCTCCCCCAGTCCTCCATCCGGAGACAGCCGCGCTAGCTCTCCAAGGGGCCCgctttccccactccaaccccCTGAGAGTTTGAGTTAGGGCTCACTGTGCCCACtccaagcccttgagagagtatgggTCAGGGTTCACTGTGCCCATtccaagcccttgagagagtttgGGTTAGGCCTCCCCGTGCCTACTTCGAGACCCGGGGAGTCTGGGTTGGATTCCGAGAGAGGCTCATAAAGCGGGACGGGAGGTGGTCCTCGCGCAAAAGGAAGAGatgaggaaggatgggggaagagaaggaaggaggaaagaggagaaggaggggaggaaggggggaaggaaaagaaagaggggagCAGGAGCACAAGGTCCCAAACGGGGCCGGGGCAAGCGGGGAGAGGGTCCAGGAACTCTGTCCGCGGGCACCTCGGCTCGCCTCCCCGCCTTTTGCTCACCGGCCACGGCTCTTGCTCTGTCTTTCTCGACTCAAAAACTTCACTGGCAGCTTAAACCCCTCCCCGACTACCCGCTCGCTAGGCCGCGCCGAGCGTCTACCGTGCGCCGGGCATCTACCGTGCGCCGGGCATCTACCGTGCGCCGGGCACCTGCCGTGCGCCAGGTACCCGGGGAAGTGGCgggccctgcccttgaggagcgaCGACTCTCGGGGCCCGTAGACCACTCGGGGCCTCCGACCACCGGCTCCGAGGCACGTGCGATATTCGCCGACCTCATTTCGCCCCGACCGAATCCCCATGAGGCAGGGACAGGCAACCCCATCGTTCCCATTTCACAAGGGCCCCTTCTACTGGGGGTGGGTGAACTGAGCAGGACCCCACGGCGGGCAGAATCTCTGACTTCCCCATCTGGGCTCTTGGCTCTGGGACCACCCTGCCCTTTGGCACGGGCGAAGCAAATCCTGAGCCGGAGAGAGGGGTcggtggctcctcctcctcctcctcctcttcccccccgggCTCCGGGCCTGCCCTTTCTGGCCAGGTGACCCTCTTGACCCCCAAccgggcccccgcccctgcccctctgtccccGGGGCCGTCACTCGGACGACGCCCCCGGCCTGGGGGTGCCCCGGgcgggcttcccggaggagagggGCTGCCGGAGGGAGTATACGGGGAGAGGGGACGAGGGGCCGGGCTGGCCGTGGGGTcgagtcggggggagggaggagggccgcACGGGGACGAAACAGGATCCGACAGCAATGAGGCTGGCGTCTGCTCAGCCcctgctaggtgccgagcgccggggaggatcccAGGCCATCggactgtcccacgcggggctccccgtctccatccccatttgacggaggcccggaggaggcgcCAGGCCCccggtcacagagccgacaagcggcggggtgGGGATCTGGACCCGGGATGGAAtgtgcccccctctccccccccccccccgttgcctCGGCAACCggcccaccttccccctccatccccggcccccgcccggggcccggaggggagaggagaggagaggagaggagaggagggagggagggaaggagggagggggtcccctCGGGGCTCGGCCCGCCTACCGAGCGCAGGGAGGAGGCGGAGGTCCCGGAGGCGGCCAtgctcgggggcggggggtctgTGGGTGCGCGGCCCCcgcggggcctgggccggggccggggccggggccggggccggggccggggccgggccgggggcgaggcctCTTCCCGTCCCGTCCGCTAGGCGGCGCTGCCGAgcgcctcccggcccccgccccgcccatccccctgccccttcccgcgCGCCGCCATCTCGGCCCGGCCGGAAGTGGCgcgcgccctcctccccccccccccaacccccggaagCGCCGCCGGGAGGGCGGcatggcggaggcggcggcggccccgctgCTGGACAGCGTCCTCCGGGACCTCTACGACTTGGGTAGG is part of the Ornithorhynchus anatinus isolate Pmale09 chromosome 19, mOrnAna1.pri.v4, whole genome shotgun sequence genome and encodes:
- the GNPAT gene encoding dihydroxyacetone phosphate acyltransferase isoform X2, which translates into the protein MAASGTSASSLRSKDGGSKRWEEFEDMLEERRQSSDLRYALKCYAPVLYKGLNPCKPWAIKTAVLRAEEVQYVVKQLSRETGQSVQSIQETAAQILEEMGHSLRLGAIRLFAFSLSKIFKCLFRKVCVNQDGIQRLQQAIQEQPVVLLPSHRSYVDFLLLSYILYTYDLPVPVIAAGVDFLGMKVMGELLRRAGAFFMRRSFGGDKLYWAVFSEYVKTMLRNGYAPIEFFLEGTRSRTAKTLTPKLGLLNIVMEPFFKREVFDTYLVPISISYDRILEEALYSRELLGVPKPKESTAGLLKARQVLCQDFGCIHVYFAAPLSLRSLAAGRMEKSPYNLVPRHVPQKPSEEALAFANDVAFRVELLQIENMALSPWTLVATVLLQNLPALDLTLLVEKTLWLKGLIQAFGGFLVWPDDLSAARAVKGSLTLHANVARLSADGLVSVSGREEREPGPSQGTLFQRAVPFLTCAVYRNQLANLCVRPALVALALALATDSRKDDVYGCFSFLRDVFSDEFIFFPGRVVEDFEDGCFLLGRCEAVRVTSSHILPEAASGAVLPFLTAMFRPFVEGYQIACRYLWEEASEAFTEKQFVPGVRAFASQLIEAGTSRCYEALSSDLQKNALAALVRLGAVSKSRTASGIMYNTDREAVAKVEGMLGSRIPIGRPLTAKL
- the GNPAT gene encoding dihydroxyacetone phosphate acyltransferase isoform X1, with protein sequence MAASGTSASSLRSQKDGGSKRWEEFEDMLEERRQSSDLRYALKCYAPVLYKGLNPCKPWAIKTAVLRAEEVQYVVKQLSRETGQSVQSIQETAAQILEEMGHSLRLGAIRLFAFSLSKIFKCLFRKVCVNQDGIQRLQQAIQEQPVVLLPSHRSYVDFLLLSYILYTYDLPVPVIAAGVDFLGMKVMGELLRRAGAFFMRRSFGGDKLYWAVFSEYVKTMLRNGYAPIEFFLEGTRSRTAKTLTPKLGLLNIVMEPFFKREVFDTYLVPISISYDRILEEALYSRELLGVPKPKESTAGLLKARQVLCQDFGCIHVYFAAPLSLRSLAAGRMEKSPYNLVPRHVPQKPSEEALAFANDVAFRVELLQIENMALSPWTLVATVLLQNLPALDLTLLVEKTLWLKGLIQAFGGFLVWPDDLSAARAVKGSLTLHANVARLSADGLVSVSGREEREPGPSQGTLFQRAVPFLTCAVYRNQLANLCVRPALVALALALATDSRKDDVYGCFSFLRDVFSDEFIFFPGRVVEDFEDGCFLLGRCEAVRVTSSHILPEAASGAVLPFLTAMFRPFVEGYQIACRYLWEEASEAFTEKQFVPGVRAFASQLIEAGTSRCYEALSSDLQKNALAALVRLGAVSKSRTASGIMYNTDREAVAKVEGMLGSRIPIGRPLTAKL